Part of the Deltaproteobacteria bacterium genome, CCGATCCGCCCGAGCGCCTCCGCCGCCGCGGTCGCGATCTCGATCGAATGGTGCCGCAGGAGCCGCGCCAGCACGCCGATCGTGCCGGGATCTCCGATCTCACCGGCAACGACCACCGGCCACAACAACGCGCGCCCCGCCGATGTCAGGCGCGCCCTCGCGAGCAGCGCGACCAGCTCCGTGACGACGTGCGATCCGCGCCGGATCAGCTCCTCCATCTCCGCGCGCGGCATCGCCGGAAAGGACGTGCGCAGCCGCGTCACCAGCGCACGCGTCGTCGCGGAGCGCACCGTCGCGTCGACGGCCGCCGGGGCGGGACGCGGAGCGAGGCCGACGAGCCAGCGGACGGCGTCCTCGCGCTCCGCCACCGTCGCGCGCCGACACCGACGGCGCAACGCCAAGCCGCCGACCGCGGCGAGCCGCCTCGCGCGCTCCGTCCAGCCGCTCACCGTGAACGTCGTCGCCGCGAGCCGCGCCGCCAGTGCATCCCACGAACGACCATACAGGTCCCAGAGAAGGACGAGTCTGACGTCGTCGAGCGAGAGAGTCACGGCTTCATTCTCGGGTCGCGCACCGCAACGCGCGGGCGATCTATGGACGCGACACCGAGCGAGGTCAAGAGAAAATCCTCGCCTCGTCCGAGAAAACTCACACCGACGCGCGCGCCACAGCCCGCCGCGCAATCCCCGCGTATTCCGTTGCGCACTCATCCGCTCGTGGCGGAGCGTGGACCGGGTGAGCAATGCGGGTTAGAGGTGCCGCGTGACCGACGAACCGCGAGGCGGGTCCTGCGCGGCGCGCGCTCGACGGTTCGACGCCCGGCGCGCGCTCCTCGCTCGCGACGCGCGCCTCTCCGCCCGCCTCCGCCGTGCGGGCGATCGCTCGCCGCGGCTGCGCGCGGTCGCGATTCCGTTCGCGCGCTCGGCCGACGGCTGGCCCTGGGTGCTCGCGATCCTCGCGGTCGCCGCCGCCGGCGATCCGCTCGTCCGCCGCCGGGCGCTCGGCGTCGCGGCGGCGGTCCTCGCGACCGGGCTCGTCGTGAAGCTCGGGAAGACGCTCACCCGCCGCGCCCGTCCCGCCGGCGAATGGGGCGCCTCCTACCGCCGCAGCGACCCGCACGCGTTCCCGTCCGGCCACAGCGCGCGCGCCTTCCTGGTCGCCGTTCTCGCCTCCGGCCTCGGATCCGCGTGGCTCGGCGCCGCGCTCGCGCTCTGGGCGACCCTCGTCGCCGCGAGCCGCGTCCTCCTCGGCGTGCACCATCTCTCCGACGTCGTCGCCGGCGCGTGCCTCGGGATCGGCTGCGGGCTCGTGGCGCTCGCGCTGTGAGCGTGTCGTGGACCACGCCCTCGCTCGCGGCCCCCGGCCCGAAGCGCCTCGACGCCCGCTCGCAGCGGATCACGTCGTGCGCGGGCGGCGCCACGCTCAGGCCGGCGTCCGTCCGAAGAGCCGCTGCACGAAGCGACGGATCGCCGCCCAGATGACGCTCCATACGAGCGGGACGATGCGGATCGCCTTCTGCTCGACCTCGGGCCTCGGGAGCGGCGGCGGCAGGACCTCCGGCGTCAGCGCACCGGCCTCCGCGCCGGCGGCCGGTGCCGCCGCCGCGTTCGCCGCGGCGGCGGCCGCGAGCGGCTCGAGATGCCCCTGCACGGCCGACACGAACTGCAGGAAGAGCTGGTGCGACACGCCTTGGATCATGCCGCGGCCGACCTGCATGATCTTGCCGGTCAGGTCGACGCTCGCTTTCGCGACGACCTCGGTGAGGCCGTCGGGCAGCGTCCGCATCTCGGCGATCATTCCCCCCTTGGCCGTGCCGCCCCCGGTCTCGCGCCCTTCGGCCGCCATCTGCACGCGCCGCGCGTTCGCGTCGACCTCGGTGAGGTGGACCTTCCCTTTGTAGCGCGTGGTGATCGCGCCGACCTTGATCTTGACCGTACCGTGGAACGTACGCTCGTCGACGACCTCGTCGAGCTCCGCTCCGGGCATGCAGGGCGCGACCTGCCGGGGGTCGAGGAGGAATCGCCACACGAGCTCGATCGGAGCCCGCACCTGGAACGTCTCGGTGATCTCGATCGCCACGCCTAGAGGCCTCCCGTCTGCGTCATCTGCGCCGCGTCCGTGACGCGTCGATAATCCTCGGGCTCGTCGACGTCGGGCGGCGGCGCCCCCGCGAGCGCGATCTCCCGCAGCCGCTCCGGAGCGCGCGCGAAGAGGACGCGGGCGCCCTGATCACCGGCAAGCGTCGCCGCCTCGGCGAAGAGCTCGCGCCCGAGCACGACCGGGTGTCCGGGACGGGCGGCGCCATCCGCGTCGCGCCAGACCGGCCGCACCGCGGCGGCGTCCGTCGCGCGAAACGCCGCGATCATCGCGTCGACGAGCGCCGCATCGACGCCCGGCTGGTCGCCGAGCAGGACGGCGGCCGCGATGCCCTCCCCGGCGGCGACCGCGCGCACGCCGCATGCGAGCGACGTGCCCTGCCCCGCCGCCCACGCGTCGTTCACGACGACGCGCGCCCGCGCCGGGAGGTCGAGCGCCGCCGCGACCGCGGACGCCTCGTGGCCGAGCACGAGCACGATCTCGGCGAGCGCCGACGCCGCCGCCGCATCGAGGACGTGCTGCAGGAGCGGCCGACCCGCGAGCGCCAGGAGCTGCTTCGGCCGCCCCATGCGGCGCGACCCGCCGGCGGCGAGCACGATGCCGGCGAGCGGCCCCACGCGCCCGCTCACCGCGCGCCCCGCACACGGCGCGCCCGTCCCGCGTCGTGCACGATGCCGTGCTCGCGGAGCGGCCGCGCGTCCCGACCGGCACGCACCGCCAGGATCTCGGCGAGGATCGCGACCGCGATCTCCTCGGGCGTGCGGCTCCCGATGTCGAGGCCGATCGGCGTCCGGATGCGCGCGACGTCGGCGGCGGCCACGCCGGCGGCGGCGAGCGCCCGGCACCGCTTCTCGTGGGTGCGCAGGCTTCCCATCGCGCCCACGTATGCCGCGCCGCCCGAGAGCGCGGCGGCGAGCGCCGGCACGTCGTGCTTGAGGTCGTGCGTCAGGCTGACGACGGCGGCGTCCTCGAGGTCGAGCGCCGCGAGCGCCTTCGCCGGCGCCGCGTGCACGAGCGCGTCCGCGTCGGGAAAGCGCTCCCGCGAGAGGTAGGCGCTCCGCGCGTCGATGACCGTGACGTCCATGCCTACCTGCTTCGCCATGCGCGCGAGGACGATCGCGACGTGGTTCCCGCCGTGCACGACGAGCCGCTCCGGCCTCGGAAACGCCTCGAGGAAGACCGTGCCCGCACCCGGGCCGTCACCGAGCGTGAGCACGCTCACCGCCCGCGAGCCGAGCATCCCGCGCGCCGCCTCGGCCGCCGCGCCGTCGAGCTCCCCGGTGACCGACCCGTCCGCGGCGAGCGCCGCGCACCGCGCCGCCGTCGCCCCCGGCGCGATGGCAACCACGAGCACCACGGGCTCCCGCGCGGCGAGCGCGCGCCGCACGGTCCGCCACGCCGGGGCGTCGCCCCAGGGCTCGATCAGCACCTCGATCTCGGCGCAGGTGAGCCCGACGGCCAGCTCGGAGTCGTCGGCGATCCCGTAACGCACGAGCTCCGGCGCCCCGGTCGCGAGCACGCGCCCCGCCCGTGTCGCGACGTCGCCCTCCACGCAGCCGGCACTCACC contains:
- a CDS encoding phosphatase PAP2 family protein; protein product: MTDEPRGGSCAARARRFDARRALLARDARLSARLRRAGDRSPRLRAVAIPFARSADGWPWVLAILAVAAAGDPLVRRRALGVAAAVLATGLVVKLGKTLTRRARPAGEWGASYRRSDPHAFPSGHSARAFLVAVLASGLGSAWLGAALALWATLVAASRVLLGVHHLSDVVAGACLGIGCGLVALAL
- a CDS encoding SRPBCC family protein → MAIEITETFQVRAPIELVWRFLLDPRQVAPCMPGAELDEVVDERTFHGTVKIKVGAITTRYKGKVHLTEVDANARRVQMAAEGRETGGGTAKGGMIAEMRTLPDGLTEVVAKASVDLTGKIMQVGRGMIQGVSHQLFLQFVSAVQGHLEPLAAAAAANAAAAPAAGAEAGALTPEVLPPPLPRPEVEQKAIRIVPLVWSVIWAAIRRFVQRLFGRTPA
- a CDS encoding nucleotidyltransferase family protein, producing the protein MSGRVGPLAGIVLAAGGSRRMGRPKQLLALAGRPLLQHVLDAAAASALAEIVLVLGHEASAVAAALDLPARARVVVNDAWAAGQGTSLACGVRAVAAGEGIAAAVLLGDQPGVDAALVDAMIAAFRATDAAAVRPVWRDADGAARPGHPVVLGRELFAEAATLAGDQGARVLFARAPERLREIALAGAPPPDVDEPEDYRRVTDAAQMTQTGGL
- a CDS encoding XdhC family protein; the protein is MRELFETLDRWRAEGQAIALATLVQVHGSAPRLPGARMLVAGDGRMAGSVSAGCVEGDVATRAGRVLATGAPELVRYGIADDSELAVGLTCAEIEVLIEPWGDAPAWRTVRRALAAREPVVLVVAIAPGATAARCAALAADGSVTGELDGAAAEAARGMLGSRAVSVLTLGDGPGAGTVFLEAFPRPERLVVHGGNHVAIVLARMAKQVGMDVTVIDARSAYLSRERFPDADALVHAAPAKALAALDLEDAAVVSLTHDLKHDVPALAAALSGGAAYVGAMGSLRTHEKRCRALAAAGVAAADVARIRTPIGLDIGSRTPEEIAVAILAEILAVRAGRDARPLREHGIVHDAGRARRVRGAR